The Lacipirellula parvula genome window below encodes:
- a CDS encoding 30S ribosomal protein S1, whose product MVNRNLIREFDVSEEDWTDAIGELAPDDVSWLGSADVDVNQIVEGKIIRIDDEFVLVDVGYKSEGMIPRNEWEPEDPDQPEVGQVIRVLVEDVEDSTGWLDDRGMIVLSKRKAEKIEKWMKVMETVHEGDVVSGLVTRKIKGGLLVDIGVNVFLPASQVDIRRPHDIGEYIGKTIECMVLKIDEARRNIVVSRRSLIESQRAEKKAELLKKLEVGQSRKGIVKNIADFGAFVDLGGIDGLLHITDMSWGRINHPSEMVKIDDELEVMVLHIDYEKEKIALGLKQRQASPWENVASKYPVGSAIKGTVVNVMSYGAFVKLEDGIEGLVHISEMSWTKRISHPSELVNIDDVIDVVVLRIDEQKQEISLGMKQTQSNPWEKVSDKYPTGSMVKGKVRNLTNYGAFIEIEEGIDGLLHVSDMSWTRKISHPSELVEKGQELECKVLSVDQERRRIALGLKQLDEDPWSTDIPNRYQQGQLVKGKVTKITNFGVFVGLEDGLEGLLHISELSDQKVENPQDVVNVGDDIEVKVLRVDTEERKIGLSRKRVEWAEEDEAAAEANGNGMSTAGATREPAMELKGGVGSADSGPLFKSASSSESDES is encoded by the coding sequence ATGGTTAACCGCAATCTTATTCGTGAGTTCGACGTTTCTGAGGAAGACTGGACCGACGCCATTGGCGAATTGGCTCCCGATGACGTGAGTTGGCTTGGCAGCGCCGACGTCGACGTCAATCAGATCGTTGAAGGCAAAATCATCCGTATCGACGACGAATTCGTGCTTGTCGACGTCGGTTATAAGAGCGAGGGCATGATCCCCCGCAATGAGTGGGAACCGGAAGATCCCGATCAACCCGAAGTCGGCCAGGTGATCCGCGTCCTCGTCGAGGACGTCGAAGATTCGACCGGCTGGCTCGACGATCGCGGCATGATCGTCCTCAGCAAGCGGAAGGCTGAGAAGATCGAAAAGTGGATGAAGGTCATGGAGACCGTCCACGAAGGCGACGTCGTCTCCGGCCTCGTCACCCGCAAGATCAAGGGCGGTTTGCTGGTCGACATCGGCGTCAACGTCTTCTTGCCGGCGAGTCAGGTCGACATCCGTCGTCCGCACGACATTGGCGAATACATCGGCAAGACGATCGAGTGCATGGTCCTCAAGATCGACGAGGCCCGCCGCAACATCGTCGTCAGCCGCCGCAGCCTGATCGAATCGCAACGGGCCGAGAAGAAGGCCGAGTTGCTCAAGAAGCTCGAAGTTGGCCAGAGCCGCAAGGGCATCGTCAAGAACATCGCCGACTTCGGCGCGTTCGTCGACCTGGGTGGCATCGACGGTCTGCTGCACATCACCGACATGAGCTGGGGTCGCATCAATCACCCGAGCGAAATGGTGAAGATCGACGACGAGCTCGAGGTGATGGTTCTCCACATCGACTACGAGAAGGAGAAGATCGCCCTCGGTCTGAAGCAACGTCAGGCCAGCCCGTGGGAGAACGTAGCGTCGAAGTACCCGGTCGGTTCGGCCATCAAGGGTACGGTCGTCAACGTGATGAGCTACGGCGCCTTCGTGAAGCTGGAAGACGGCATCGAAGGCCTCGTCCACATCAGCGAAATGTCGTGGACGAAGCGCATTAGCCACCCGAGCGAACTGGTCAACATCGACGACGTCATCGACGTGGTCGTCCTGCGGATCGACGAGCAGAAGCAAGAAATCTCGCTCGGTATGAAGCAGACCCAGTCGAACCCGTGGGAAAAGGTTTCGGACAAGTACCCGACCGGCAGCATGGTCAAGGGCAAGGTTCGCAACCTCACCAACTACGGCGCCTTCATCGAAATCGAAGAAGGCATCGACGGCTTGCTCCACGTGAGCGACATGTCGTGGACCCGCAAGATCAGCCACCCGAGCGAATTGGTCGAGAAGGGCCAAGAGCTGGAGTGCAAGGTGCTGTCGGTCGACCAAGAACGTCGCCGCATCGCCCTGGGCCTCAAGCAGCTCGACGAAGATCCGTGGTCGACTGACATCCCGAACCGCTACCAACAAGGTCAGCTGGTGAAGGGCAAAGTCACGAAGATCACCAACTTCGGCGTCTTCGTCGGCCTGGAAGACGGCCTCGAAGGGTTGCTCCATATCTCGGAACTCTCCGATCAAAAGGTCGAGAACCCGCAGGACGTGGTCAACGTTGGCGACGACATCGAAGTGAAGGTGCTTCGCGTCGACACCGAAGAACGCAAGATCGGCCTGTCGCGGAAGCGTGTTGAATGGGCCGAAGAAGACGAAGCGGCCGCTGAAGCCAACGGCAACGGCATGTCGACGGCTGGCGCGACGCGCGAACC
- the cmk gene encoding (d)CMP kinase gives MIVTIDGPAGAGKSSAARRLARRLGFRFLDTGAMYRAVTLAGHRAGVDWDQPEQLAAVAASLVLDLSDSHISMNGEDVTAAIRTLEITTLTKHAADNQAVRRLLTDQQRAFAAGRDVVTEGRDQATVVFPQAECKIFLTAGEEERAKRRFLDLQARGEEVDLAEVLRKQRLRDKGDTERAYGGLAKASDSIEFLTDGLSPEEVVDRLAEIVQGVQAHSGIAAK, from the coding sequence ATGATTGTCACCATCGACGGCCCCGCCGGCGCCGGAAAAAGCAGCGCTGCCCGCCGTTTGGCCCGGAGGCTTGGCTTCCGCTTCCTCGACACTGGGGCGATGTATCGGGCCGTCACCCTCGCTGGCCATCGGGCGGGGGTCGACTGGGACCAGCCGGAGCAACTCGCCGCAGTGGCCGCCAGTTTGGTGCTCGATCTGTCCGACAGCCACATTTCGATGAACGGCGAGGACGTAACCGCCGCGATCCGGACGCTGGAGATCACGACGCTCACCAAGCATGCCGCCGACAACCAAGCCGTCCGCCGCCTGCTGACCGACCAGCAGCGGGCCTTCGCCGCCGGGCGGGATGTGGTGACCGAAGGCCGCGACCAGGCGACGGTCGTGTTTCCCCAGGCGGAGTGCAAAATCTTCCTCACCGCCGGCGAGGAAGAACGGGCCAAACGGCGGTTCCTCGACCTGCAGGCCCGCGGCGAGGAGGTCGATTTGGCCGAAGTCCTGCGGAAACAGCGGTTGCGCGACAAAGGCGACACGGAACGGGCCTACGGCGGGCTCGCCAAAGCGAGCGATTCGATTGAATTCCTCACCGACGGCCTCTCGCCGGAGGAAGTGGTCGACCGGTTGGCGGAAATCGTGCAGGGCGTCCAGGCCCATAGCGGCATCGCCGCCAAGTAA